The following are encoded in a window of Cucurbita pepo subsp. pepo cultivar mu-cu-16 chromosome LG12, ASM280686v2, whole genome shotgun sequence genomic DNA:
- the LOC111806884 gene encoding nuclear pore complex protein NUP50B-like — MGDAENATSTKKRAAGRELSRDNPGLDDEEDVSEQETGTFKRASEEVLATRRIVKVRRGQAASAPSSNPFAGIRLVPPTENSGSASEVKSDAQAAGEKTGSDEANQKDVSHEKIQKDGHSDEPAECKLDTSEAESVPNVHHVDQNSTVASESAISELDDKQVTERNKIENEVRAGEDKNGNEELVRDEKAENDECVSGGKNDNGDPAKGEKNENEDPARDAKNENEEPSEGNEIQNKETGDQEKTENEENKENGSETDPSKKAGPLSSFQQLSSSQNAFTGLAGTGLTTSTFSFGNIPKDGVGLTASFGLSTNGSSALFGTSGSSIVSKSEKSGFPSMQEVAVETGEENEKVVFNADSIMFEFIDGSWKERGKGELKVNVPTSGTGRARILMRARGNYRLILNASLYPDMKLTNMDKRGITFACMNSASEGKDGLSTYGLKFRDVSIVEEFRAAITEHKGKASTVLKTPENSP; from the coding sequence ATGGGGGATGCTGAAAATGCAACATCTACAAAGAAGAGGGCTGCTGGTAGGGAGCTATCACGAGATAACCCTGGgcttgatgatgaagaagatgttTCTGAGCAAGAGACTGGAACGTTCAAGCGAGCTAGTGAAGAGGTCCTAGCCACCAGAAGAATTGTCAAAGTACGTCGTGGTCAAGCAGCCTCTGCCCCGTCTTCTAATCCTTTTGCTGGAATACGCTTGGTACCTCCAACTGAAAATAGTGGAAGTGCTTCAGAAGTTAAAAGTGATGCACAGGCAGCTGGTGAGAAAACTGGTTCAGATGAGGCAAATCAAAAGGATGTTTCTCATGAAAAGATTCAAAAAGATGGTCATAGTGACGAGCCAGCAGAATGTAAACTTGACACATCAGAGGCCGAATCTGTTCCAAATGTGCACCATGTTGATCAGAACAGCACTGTTGCAAGCGAATCTGCCATATCTGAGCTAGATGATAAACAAGTTACTGAGCGCaataagattgaaaatgaagtaCGGGCTGGAGAAGATAAGAATGGCAATGAGGAACTTGTAAGAGATGAGAAGGCTGAGAATGATGAATGTGTAAGTGGCGGTAAGAATGACAATGGGGATCCTGCAAAAGGTGAAAAGAACGAAAATGAGGATCCTGCGAGAGATgctaagaatgaaaatgaagaacccAGTGAAGGAAATGAGATACAAAACAAGGAAACTGGGGATCAAGAAAAgacagaaaatgaagaaaacaaagaaaacggAAGTGAAACAGATCCTAGTAAGAAGGCTGGTCCTTTGAGCTCATTCCAACAATTATCAAGTAGCCAGAATGCCTTCACAGGTCTTGCCGGCACTGGACTTACGACATCTACGTTCTCCTTTGGTAATATACCCAAGGATGGGGTTGGCCTGACTGCTAGTTTTGGTCTCTCTACTAATGGTAGCTCAGCCCTCTTTGGTACTTCAGGGTCTTCCATTGTTTCCAAGAGTGAGAAAAGTGGCTTTCCATCAATGCAAGAGGTTGCAGTTGAAACgggtgaagaaaatgaaaaagtagtCTTCAATGCTGATTCTATAATGTTCGAGTTTATCGATGGATCTTGGAAGGAACGTGGAAAGGGAGAGCTGAAAGTTAATGTCCCGACGAGTGGGACTGGTAGAGCAAGGATTCTTATGAGAGCTAGAGGAAATTACAGGCTAATTTTGAATGCAAGTCTTTACCCTGACATGAAGCTCACGAACATGGACAAGAGAGGTATCACCTTTGCCTGCATGAACAGCGCCAGCGAAGGGAAGGATGGTCTCTCAACATATGGTTTGAAATTCAGGGATGTATCCATTGTGGAGGAGTTCCGAGCAGCAATCACTGAGCATAAAGGTAAAGCCTCTACAGTTCTGAAAACACCAGAGAATTCTCCTTAA